Genomic window (Streptomyces sp. NBC_01431):
GGACGGCCACGATGACGAACAGCCACAGTACGGCGAGGAAACCCAACCGCATGACCGTGAGGGTCAGCTCTGACATTGCCCCCGCTTCACCCTTCGGCTTGCCGGTAAACGATGGTGGTACTGCCCACGACGATCCGCGAGCCGTCGCGGAGCGTAGCGCGGGTGGTGTGCTGCCCGTCCACCACGATGCCGTTGGTGGATCCGAGATCCTGGATCGTCGGGGGCGTTCCGGTCCGGATCTCACAGTGCCGGCGCGAAACGCCGGGATCGTCGATCCTCACGTCCGCATCGGTGCTGCGGCCGAGGACCAGCGTCGGGCGCGAGATCTGGTGGCGGGTGCCATTGATCTCGATCCAGCGTCTCACCTGGCCGTGACCGCCCGGCATCGGCCCCGGCACAGCCGGTCGGCGGTCGGCGGGCGAAGCGCTGGGACGGCCCGGCGGCGGCGCCGCGGGCATGGGAGGCGCAGCGGCCGGCGGATAGCCGTAGCCGCCGCGGCCGCCCTGGGCCGGCGCGGGACGCTGCGAGGCACCGGGGCCGGGGCCCTGGGGGCCCTGCTGGTCGGTGCTGGACGCGAGCGTGCGGCTGCGCACCCGGTACAGGCCGGTGTCGAGATCCTCGGCCTTCTCCAGGTGCACCTTGATCGGGCCCATGAAGGTGTAACGCTGCTGCTTCGCGTAGTCACGCACCAGGCCGGACAACTCGTCGCCGAGCTGACCCGAGTACGGACTGAGCCGCTCGAAGTCCGGGGCGCTCAGCTCGACGATGAAGTCATTGGGTACGACCGTGCGGTCCCGGTTCCAGATCGACGCGTTGTTGTCGCACTCACGCTGGAGCGCGCCCGCGATCTCGACTGGCTGGACCTCGGACTTGAAGACCTTCGCGAAGGTGCCGTTGACCAGGCCTTCGAGACGCTGCTCGAAACGCTTCAGGACTCCCATGGGGCACCTCCTCCGTCGTTGCCGTCCAAGTGTTGCTGCCGGTTCTGCTGTGCGTCGTGCTCTTGGTACTGCTTACTGATCGTATCCACGCGTCGGGAAATCGGCTGGTTCCCCTTCTGTGCCCTGTGGACGAGTGTCACCTCTCACACGCACCTCTCGTACGGATCGTAGAGGTGGCCTCCCAAC
Coding sequences:
- a CDS encoding DUF3662 and FHA domain-containing protein, with the translated sequence MGVLKRFEQRLEGLVNGTFAKVFKSEVQPVEIAGALQRECDNNASIWNRDRTVVPNDFIVELSAPDFERLSPYSGQLGDELSGLVRDYAKQQRYTFMGPIKVHLEKAEDLDTGLYRVRSRTLASSTDQQGPQGPGPGASQRPAPAQGGRGGYGYPPAAAPPMPAAPPPGRPSASPADRRPAVPGPMPGGHGQVRRWIEINGTRHQISRPTLVLGRSTDADVRIDDPGVSRRHCEIRTGTPPTIQDLGSTNGIVVDGQHTTRATLRDGSRIVVGSTTIVYRQAEG